One genomic segment of Dysosmobacter sp. Marseille-Q4140 includes these proteins:
- the rplS gene encoding 50S ribosomal protein L19, with amino-acid sequence MDLIKELNKETLANEVPQVKIGDTVRVHVKVKEGSRERIQIFEGTVIAKKHGGIEETITVRRISYGVGVEKVFPIHSPSIATIEVVRNGAVRRAKLYYLRGRVGKGAKVKEKL; translated from the coding sequence ATGGATCTCATCAAGGAACTGAACAAAGAGACTCTGGCAAACGAAGTGCCCCAGGTCAAGATCGGCGACACCGTCCGCGTGCACGTGAAGGTCAAGGAAGGCTCCCGCGAGCGTATCCAGATCTTCGAGGGCACCGTCATCGCCAAGAAGCACGGCGGCATCGAGGAGACCATCACCGTCCGCCGCATCTCTTACGGCGTGGGCGTGGAGAAGGTCTTCCCCATCCACTCTCCCTCCATCGCCACCATCGAGGTGGTCCGCAACGGCGCTGTCCGGCGCGCGAAGCTGTACTACCTGCGCGGCCGCGTTGGCAAGGGCGCCAAGGTCAAGGAGAAGCTCTAA
- the lepB gene encoding signal peptidase I, producing MSENEQDKRLEETAGEEPAREEKSGREAYEWVQALVCSVLAVVVLFTFVIRLIGVDGHSMVPTLQDGDRLLVTTSLLSGEYRYGDIVIIQKGTFADGDPIVKRVIATEGQTVDIDFANGIVYVDGEALDEPYINEPTYTDEGTEFPLTVPEGSIFVMGDNRNRSDDSRNAELGTVDTRYVIGRAVFLLFPGADEATGKRNFGRIGLIGGVEA from the coding sequence ATGAGCGAAAACGAGCAGGACAAGCGCCTGGAGGAGACCGCCGGGGAGGAACCGGCCAGGGAGGAAAAGAGCGGCCGGGAGGCCTATGAGTGGGTCCAGGCCCTGGTGTGCTCCGTGCTGGCGGTGGTGGTGCTGTTCACCTTCGTCATCCGGCTGATCGGCGTGGACGGCCACTCCATGGTGCCCACCCTCCAGGACGGGGACCGGCTGCTGGTGACCACGTCGCTGCTCAGCGGCGAGTACCGCTACGGAGACATCGTCATCATCCAGAAGGGCACCTTTGCCGACGGCGACCCCATCGTCAAGCGGGTCATCGCCACGGAGGGCCAGACCGTGGACATCGACTTTGCAAACGGCATCGTCTATGTGGACGGCGAGGCTCTGGACGAGCCCTACATCAACGAGCCCACCTACACCGACGAGGGCACGGAGTTCCCCCTGACGGTGCCGGAGGGGTCCATCTTCGTCATGGGCGACAACCGTAACCGCAGCGACGACAGCCGCAACGCGGAGCTGGGCACTGTGGATACCCGGTATGTCATCGGCCGGGCGGTGTTTTTGCTGTTCCCCGGCGCCGACGAGGCGACGGGGAAGCGGAACTTCGGCCGCATCGGCCTGATCGGCGGGGTGGAAGCATGA
- the ylqF gene encoding ribosome biogenesis GTPase YlqF produces MNIQWYPGHMTKTRRMIAEQLKNVDAVCEILDARIPISSRNPDVDELTAGKPRLVVLNRVDQADRSSTDRWAAYFRNRGYAVMESDARSGQGTARFAGAVRELLAEKIRAYEEKGQNRVLRVMILGIPNVGKSTFINRVAGRKTAKTEDRPGVTRSKQWVPIDRNLELLDTPGILWPKFEDQSVGLNLAYTGAVKDDILDTETLGCHLMAYLGTRYPEPLAAAYKLPALPAREDGENDIAWGYRLLEAAGRKRGFLISGGEVDTERMARILLDEFRGGKLGRFTLELPEDL; encoded by the coding sequence ATGAACATTCAGTGGTATCCCGGTCACATGACCAAGACCCGGCGGATGATCGCCGAGCAGCTGAAGAACGTGGACGCGGTGTGCGAGATCCTGGACGCCCGGATCCCCATTTCCAGCCGGAACCCGGACGTGGATGAGCTGACGGCGGGCAAGCCCCGGCTGGTGGTCCTCAACCGGGTGGACCAGGCGGACCGGTCCTCCACGGACCGCTGGGCCGCCTACTTCCGGAACAGGGGCTACGCGGTGATGGAGTCCGACGCCAGGAGCGGCCAGGGCACCGCCCGGTTCGCCGGGGCGGTCCGGGAGCTGCTGGCGGAGAAGATCCGGGCCTACGAGGAAAAGGGCCAGAACCGGGTGCTGCGGGTGATGATCCTGGGCATCCCCAACGTGGGCAAGTCCACCTTTATCAATCGTGTCGCCGGCCGCAAGACCGCCAAGACCGAGGACCGGCCCGGCGTCACCCGCTCCAAGCAGTGGGTGCCCATCGACCGGAACCTGGAGCTGCTGGACACGCCGGGCATCCTCTGGCCCAAGTTCGAGGACCAGAGCGTAGGGCTGAACCTGGCCTACACCGGCGCTGTCAAGGACGATATCTTAGACACGGAGACCCTGGGCTGCCACCTGATGGCCTACCTGGGGACCCGCTATCCGGAGCCCCTGGCCGCCGCCTACAAGCTGCCCGCCCTTCCCGCGCGGGAGGATGGGGAGAACGACATCGCCTGGGGCTACCGGCTGCTGGAGGCCGCCGGGCGCAAGCGGGGCTTTTTGATCTCCGGCGGGGAAGTGGACACGGAGCGGATGGCCAGGATCCTGCTGGACGAGTTCCGGGGCGGCAAGCTGGGACGCTTTACCCTGGAGCTGCCGGAGGACCTGTAA
- a CDS encoding DUF3784 domain-containing protein translates to MWIANAAMAAVFVLLGVLFSRGKGAFLIAGYNTASAAERARYDEKALCRFMGKLMFLLAACQAVMGLGAAWAGMWLYWLGIGLFLASALGGAIYANTGGRFLKRTKGE, encoded by the coding sequence GTGTGGATCGCCAACGCCGCCATGGCGGCCGTGTTCGTGCTGCTGGGCGTGCTCTTTTCCCGGGGAAAGGGCGCCTTTCTGATCGCCGGGTACAACACCGCCTCTGCGGCGGAGAGGGCCCGGTACGATGAAAAGGCCCTGTGCCGCTTCATGGGCAAGCTGATGTTTTTGCTGGCCGCCTGTCAGGCGGTCATGGGTCTGGGCGCGGCCTGGGCCGGGATGTGGCTTTACTGGCTTGGCATCGGACTGTTCCTGGCGTCGGCCCTGGGCGGCGCGATCTACGCCAACACCGGCGGCCGGTTTTTGAAGCGGACGAAGGGGGAGTGA
- a CDS encoding ribonuclease HII: protein MELWTYEREQWAAGYETVCGVDEAGAGPLAGPVYAAAVILPREVEIPGLNDSKKLTEKKREALYGLITAQAVAYSVARVEAEEIDEMDILNARMLAMNRAIAGLSQTPDLCLIDGNRDHGSSVAITAPHRCIVGGDGKSASIAAASILAKVSRDRYVSTELEAQYPQYQFAKHKGYGTKLHYAMLDQYGPCPAHRRTFLKKWEARKP from the coding sequence GTGGAGCTGTGGACCTATGAGCGTGAACAGTGGGCCGCGGGGTATGAGACCGTCTGCGGCGTGGACGAGGCGGGGGCCGGGCCCCTGGCGGGGCCGGTGTACGCCGCCGCCGTCATCCTGCCCCGGGAAGTCGAGATCCCCGGCCTGAACGACTCCAAAAAACTGACGGAGAAGAAGCGGGAGGCCCTGTACGGCCTCATCACCGCCCAGGCGGTGGCGTACAGTGTGGCCCGGGTCGAGGCGGAGGAGATCGACGAAATGGACATCCTCAACGCCCGGATGCTGGCCATGAACCGGGCCATCGCGGGCCTTTCCCAGACGCCGGACCTGTGCCTGATCGACGGCAACCGGGACCACGGCAGTTCCGTGGCTATTACCGCGCCCCACCGGTGCATCGTGGGCGGCGACGGGAAGAGCGCCTCCATCGCGGCGGCCTCCATCCTGGCCAAGGTCAGCCGGGACCGCTATGTGTCCACGGAGCTGGAGGCCCAGTACCCCCAGTATCAGTTTGCAAAGCACAAGGGCTACGGCACGAAGCTGCACTACGCCATGCTGGACCAGTACGGCCCGTGTCCCGCCCACCGGCGGACGTTCCTCAAAAAGTGGGAGGCGCGGAAGCCATGA
- a CDS encoding YraN family protein — protein MTGRKDLGNRGEAEVARYLRKRGCTLLASQWRCRYGELDLVARDRSGTVCFVEVKLRQTGGMSLPREAVDLRKQQRLRSAAALYLSQHEIDAPARFDVAEVYTDENHRITGVTYLADAFR, from the coding sequence ATGACCGGCCGAAAGGACCTGGGGAACCGGGGCGAGGCCGAGGTGGCCCGCTATCTGCGCAAACGGGGCTGCACGCTGCTGGCCAGCCAGTGGCGCTGCCGGTACGGGGAGCTGGACCTGGTGGCCCGGGACCGCAGCGGCACCGTCTGCTTCGTGGAGGTAAAGCTCCGCCAAACGGGGGGAATGTCTCTGCCCCGGGAGGCGGTGGACCTCCGGAAGCAGCAGCGCCTGCGCAGCGCCGCGGCGCTGTACCTGAGCCAGCACGAGATCGACGCCCCCGCCCGCTTCGACGTGGCGGAGGTCTACACCGACGAAAACCACCGGATCACCGGCGTGACGTATCTTGCGGACGCGTTCCGGTGA